One part of the Chryseobacterium sp. 7 genome encodes these proteins:
- a CDS encoding helix-turn-helix domain-containing protein, with translation MKQTIPTYDLNGITHHQFHVKRMDKRTQDAEDILLDKGIHRDSHYIFTCMESGHVRMMVDFKTVEAKDSAIFCVLPGQVHQGLLMKNVCGWFVAVKAELVPDTVRSFFDESLGEIQPLPMDKKLVKKMSTTAGMLHDAYTNEMLSTKEGFLVVLSLLNAFLGMFTVMYSQKSILHVSGESRALQLSRAFRILVRKDFKTMKSPSEYAEALNITRGYLTETVREVTGKPAQHWIHQEILIEAKRLLVFTNLSVKEVAYELGYGDHTYFSRLFSKLEDQSPSEFRNQHQ, from the coding sequence ATGAAACAGACCATTCCAACCTATGATTTAAACGGTATTACCCATCACCAATTTCATGTAAAAAGGATGGATAAAAGAACTCAGGATGCTGAGGATATCCTTCTGGACAAAGGTATACACCGGGACAGTCATTATATTTTCACCTGTATGGAAAGTGGGCATGTGAGAATGATGGTCGATTTTAAAACCGTTGAAGCCAAAGATTCCGCTATTTTCTGTGTATTGCCCGGTCAGGTACATCAGGGACTTTTAATGAAAAACGTTTGCGGATGGTTTGTAGCGGTAAAAGCTGAACTTGTTCCGGATACTGTACGTTCTTTTTTTGATGAATCTCTGGGTGAAATACAGCCTTTGCCTATGGATAAAAAACTGGTCAAAAAGATGAGCACAACTGCCGGGATGCTTCATGACGCCTATACGAACGAAATGCTTTCCACTAAAGAAGGATTTCTGGTTGTTCTGTCATTGCTTAATGCCTTTTTGGGAATGTTTACTGTGATGTATTCTCAGAAAAGCATTTTACACGTTTCAGGAGAAAGCCGTGCTTTACAACTTTCAAGAGCATTCAGGATTTTGGTTCGAAAAGATTTTAAAACCATGAAAAGTCCATCCGAATATGCCGAAGCTTTAAACATTACAAGAGGCTATTTAACGGAAACTGTTCGGGAAGTAACAGGAAAACCCGCACAACACTGGATTCATCAGGAAATTTTAATAGAAGCCAAAAGATTACTGGTTTTTACCAATCTGAGTGTAAAAGAGGTGGCTTACGAACTTGGATACGGTGATCACACCTATTTCAGCCGTTTATTCTCCAAACTGGAAGACCAATCTCCTTCTGAATTCAGGAATCAACACCAATAG
- a CDS encoding saccharopine dehydrogenase, with amino-acid sequence MEQNILIIGGNGLVGKTISRILKSRNPHLTVFIGGRKGGKSDKDLKIDVTDPSTFKAILEKKIHLIILSVNDREDYVLRFAINHQIDYLDITKPTPALVKAYDIAGKSDVNSRIVFSSGWMGGIVPGLVNTLSDSGDINEVKLFVYYSVKDLAGESSAHFMAENVAVPFVHYENDKPVSIRHFLDAEDFNFSYGIGNRSAYNFDVPDLYILNKVERISDVSVKMTYNSKFITWLLGSFQYLRIYNILSLKERKMIFGSSGNGDQAVFEIVIDDHSGQKKLSLQSLKGQAELTALSAVLHTEELLRNPHENQVYFSHQLHEPLSLMAQLNAYESININVTS; translated from the coding sequence ATGGAGCAAAATATTTTAATTATCGGAGGAAACGGATTGGTAGGAAAAACAATTTCCCGTATCCTGAAATCAAGAAATCCTCATCTTACTGTTTTTATTGGAGGAAGAAAAGGAGGGAAATCAGATAAAGATTTAAAAATTGATGTTACAGATCCCTCCACTTTTAAAGCCATTCTTGAGAAAAAAATACATCTCATCATTCTTTCTGTGAATGACAGAGAAGACTACGTACTTCGCTTTGCAATTAATCATCAGATAGATTATCTGGATATTACAAAACCTACTCCGGCTTTGGTAAAAGCTTATGATATTGCCGGAAAATCAGATGTAAACAGCAGAATTGTCTTCAGTTCAGGCTGGATGGGCGGCATTGTTCCCGGATTGGTTAATACCCTTTCGGATTCAGGAGATATTAATGAAGTAAAACTCTTTGTCTACTATTCTGTGAAAGATCTGGCAGGGGAGAGTTCTGCTCACTTTATGGCAGAAAATGTAGCCGTTCCTTTTGTACATTATGAGAATGATAAACCGGTTTCTATCCGGCATTTCCTGGATGCTGAAGATTTTAATTTTTCTTATGGAATAGGAAACAGGAGTGCCTATAATTTTGATGTCCCGGATTTGTACATTCTCAACAAAGTGGAAAGAATTTCCGATGTGAGCGTGAAGATGACCTATAATTCAAAATTTATTACCTGGCTGCTGGGATCATTTCAATACCTCAGAATCTACAATATTCTGTCTTTAAAAGAACGAAAAATGATTTTTGGATCAAGTGGAAACGGAGATCAGGCTGTTTTTGAAATCGTAATTGATGATCATTCCGGACAAAAAAAGCTGAGTCTTCAAAGTTTGAAAGGGCAGGCAGAGCTCACCGCTTTATCCGCCGTATTGCACACCGAAGAACTCTTGAGAAATCCTCATGAAAATCAGGTCTATTTTAGCCATCAGCTGCATGAGCCCCTATCATTAATGGCGCAGCTTAACGCCTATGAATCTATCAATATCAATGTCACATCATGA
- a CDS encoding LysE family translocator has translation MIPFHQLIFFILAALILVISPGPNMIYLISKSITQGKKSGFISLAGVVCGFLFHIIMVSFGLTAVLLAVPIAYTVLKTLGTVYLLYLAYQAIKPKSRNIFDVDKNVAHDSPKKLFTIGFLTNVLNPKVAVFYLSFFPQFIKPEYGSVFVQSLELGVIQVLISFSINFVIVLTASRVALFFSNNPVWIKVQKWFMASVLTYLAIKMAFSKAK, from the coding sequence ATGATTCCATTTCACCAACTTATTTTTTTCATTCTGGCCGCACTTATTTTGGTCATCAGTCCCGGCCCTAATATGATTTATCTGATCTCAAAGTCTATAACACAGGGAAAAAAGTCTGGTTTTATCTCGTTAGCCGGAGTCGTGTGCGGATTTTTATTTCATATCATTATGGTTTCTTTTGGTCTTACGGCTGTTTTACTGGCGGTTCCAATTGCTTATACTGTTCTTAAAACACTGGGAACTGTTTATCTTCTCTATCTGGCTTACCAGGCTATAAAACCAAAGAGCAGAAATATTTTTGATGTTGATAAAAATGTTGCCCACGACAGCCCCAAAAAGCTTTTCACTATTGGTTTTCTAACAAACGTATTAAATCCGAAAGTGGCCGTTTTTTACCTGTCATTCTTTCCTCAGTTCATTAAGCCAGAGTATGGTTCTGTATTCGTGCAAAGCCTTGAACTCGGAGTTATTCAGGTACTGATCAGCTTCAGCATCAACTTTGTCATTGTGTTAACCGCTTCAAGAGTTGCCTTGTTCTTTTCCAATAATCCGGTCTGGATAAAAGTTCAGAAATGGTTTATGGCCAGTGTATTAACTTATTTAGCCATAAAAATGGCATTTTCAAAAGCAAAATAA
- a CDS encoding siderophore-interacting protein, with the protein MPSLPKWINDTVENVWSSKFKECTVNHIEKITEELCCIRFETDLQDVSYEPAYAIGIRINDRDFRNYSPFNFNREAGTFDVLFHLHDLSAAGSQFVTQLAKGDSIKLLMPRGKQFFAPDARIHFSVGDETSLGSSLSIKEAVEESGSTFICLHELEECSALEKLNLYGYHSPKNNTMRMIEALNDFLREEKETISDDEVVFYLTGNGERMSLIRKFLKARGVSPKCIKSQAYWIEGKKGL; encoded by the coding sequence ATGCCAAGCCTGCCAAAATGGATCAATGACACCGTAGAAAATGTTTGGTCCTCAAAATTTAAAGAATGTACCGTTAACCATATAGAAAAAATTACGGAAGAACTTTGCTGTATACGTTTTGAAACCGATTTACAGGATGTTTCCTATGAACCCGCCTATGCCATCGGAATAAGAATCAATGACAGGGATTTCAGGAATTATTCTCCTTTCAACTTCAACAGGGAAGCCGGAACTTTTGATGTTTTATTTCACCTTCATGATTTGTCTGCAGCCGGAAGTCAGTTTGTAACTCAATTAGCAAAGGGAGATTCCATTAAACTATTAATGCCGAGAGGAAAACAGTTCTTTGCTCCCGATGCCAGAATTCATTTTTCTGTGGGGGATGAAACATCGTTGGGAAGCTCACTTTCCATTAAAGAAGCGGTAGAGGAATCCGGCTCCACTTTCATTTGCCTTCATGAGTTAGAGGAATGTTCTGCACTGGAAAAACTTAATTTATACGGCTATCACAGTCCCAAAAACAATACCATGAGAATGATTGAAGCTTTAAATGATTTTTTGAGGGAAGAAAAAGAGACAATTTCAGATGATGAAGTTGTTTTTTATCTCACCGGAAACGGAGAAAGGATGTCATTAATCAGGAAATTCCTTAAAGCAAGAGGAGTTTCTCCCAAATGTATAAAATCGCAGGCCTATTGGATTGAAGGAAAAAAAGGGCTGTAA
- a CDS encoding helix-turn-helix domain-containing protein produces the protein MSKLKAIREQKNLTQEELSEKSKISVRTIQRIEAGTEPKGHTRRALAQTLEIEEGALLEDIPQFIPETDQVEESLEEEPVSVPVNYAYIKIINLSSLLFILLPPLNILVPLLLMFTMKQKNNLVRQIISVQMIWTVMAPIIFIIGIFLKLGRPFTLILMLLIVLSNVFIIIRNAAEIDRNKKLHFYLKFSMI, from the coding sequence ATGTCCAAGCTAAAAGCCATAAGAGAACAAAAAAATCTTACGCAGGAAGAACTATCAGAAAAATCAAAGATTTCTGTAAGGACTATTCAACGTATAGAAGCTGGAACGGAGCCCAAAGGACATACGCGCAGAGCACTGGCACAGACATTGGAAATAGAGGAGGGTGCATTGCTGGAAGATATTCCTCAGTTCATTCCAGAAACAGATCAGGTCGAAGAAAGCTTAGAAGAAGAGCCTGTTTCAGTTCCCGTTAATTATGCTTACATTAAAATCATTAACCTTTCATCTTTATTATTTATCCTTTTACCTCCGCTGAATATTCTCGTTCCATTACTGTTGATGTTTACCATGAAACAGAAGAATAATCTCGTAAGACAGATTATTTCCGTTCAGATGATCTGGACAGTTATGGCACCCATTATCTTTATTATTGGTATCTTTTTAAAGCTTGGGAGGCCGTTTACGCTCATTCTTATGCTCCTGATTGTTCTCTCCAATGTGTTTATTATTATTCGCAATGCTGCCGAAATAGACAGAAATAAGAAATTGCATTTCTATCTGAAATTCAGTATGATATAA
- a CDS encoding NAD(P)H-dependent oxidoreductase produces MKKIAIINGHPNKDSFNFGVAEAYRLGAMETGAEVKEIVIRDLNFNPNLQFGYQKRMELEPDLTKAWAIIQWADHLVWVYPVWWGGFPALMKGFIDRLFLPGMAYKYRENSVWWDKLLKGKTAHMITTLDQPGWYYRLFFGRPSVNQLRKSILEYCGVKPVRLTYIGVIRNSKDEQRAQWLRKVKELGKKLK; encoded by the coding sequence ATGAAAAAAATAGCTATTATCAACGGGCATCCCAATAAAGATTCCTTCAACTTTGGTGTTGCAGAGGCGTACAGGCTGGGAGCAATGGAAACAGGAGCTGAGGTAAAAGAAATCGTGATAAGAGATTTAAACTTCAATCCCAATTTACAGTTTGGCTATCAGAAAAGAATGGAGCTTGAACCGGATTTGACGAAAGCCTGGGCAATTATTCAGTGGGCTGATCATCTTGTTTGGGTATATCCAGTCTGGTGGGGCGGATTTCCAGCATTAATGAAAGGATTCATAGACCGTCTTTTTTTACCGGGAATGGCCTATAAATACCGGGAAAATTCTGTCTGGTGGGACAAACTTTTGAAAGGAAAAACAGCCCATATGATCACCACATTAGATCAGCCGGGTTGGTATTATCGTTTGTTTTTTGGAAGACCCAGCGTTAATCAGCTCAGAAAATCTATTCTGGAATATTGTGGCGTGAAACCCGTTAGGCTGACTTATATCGGGGTAATCCGGAATTCTAAAGATGAACAGCGGGCTCAATGGCTGAGGAAAGTAAAGGAATTAGGAAAGAAACTGAAATAA
- a CDS encoding serine hydrolase, whose amino-acid sequence MTKLTQIFLPLCTLFFSIIQAQVQNTDPLYKTIISQDSLFFSKGYNTCNIRQMESMLSDKFEFYHDKGGFEDREKFIIDFKNGLCKSPETYQLKRVLVKKSTEIYPMYKDGKIYAAIQNGDHLFYEKAGDQAEKLVGEAKFTHLWMLENTEWKLKNSLSFNHHPKQTTDSEAMFDNDQSMLSWLKENNIPTLGLGIIKGGKLQQVKVFGDVKKGVSAPINAYFNVASLTKPVTAMVALRLVSLGKWKLDEPLDAYWTDPDIISDPRHQKLTTRIILSHQTGFPNWRWMNTDKKLNFQFEPGTKYQYSGEGFEYLRKALEKKFGKTLDELAAELIFKPLKMNNTNYIWNENLDESRFVTGYNEKGEAYPIEKIKTANAADDLHTTVEDYGNFMVSVMKGKNLKPEVFQEMIKKQVKVKENKYFGLGFEIYDLGKGKYALSHGGADQGTRCIALIVPESGKGIVIFTNIDNGYKVYEKLVLHYLGEEGKKIVDIESR is encoded by the coding sequence ATGACAAAGCTGACTCAGATTTTTCTCCCTCTCTGTACTTTATTCTTTAGCATAATACAAGCTCAAGTGCAAAATACAGATCCGCTTTACAAAACCATTATTTCACAAGACAGTCTGTTTTTTTCCAAAGGGTATAATACCTGCAACATCAGACAAATGGAAAGCATGCTAAGCGACAAATTTGAATTTTATCACGATAAAGGCGGTTTTGAGGATAGAGAAAAATTCATCATCGATTTTAAAAATGGATTGTGCAAATCTCCTGAAACCTATCAGCTGAAAAGAGTTCTGGTGAAGAAAAGTACTGAGATTTATCCCATGTACAAGGATGGAAAGATATACGCTGCCATTCAGAATGGAGATCATCTTTTTTATGAAAAAGCAGGAGATCAGGCAGAGAAATTAGTTGGAGAAGCAAAGTTTACCCACCTTTGGATGCTGGAAAATACAGAGTGGAAACTTAAGAATTCATTAAGCTTTAATCATCATCCAAAGCAAACCACCGATAGTGAAGCCATGTTTGATAATGATCAGTCGATGCTAAGCTGGTTGAAAGAAAATAATATTCCAACCCTGGGATTAGGAATTATTAAAGGAGGAAAACTTCAGCAGGTAAAAGTTTTTGGAGATGTTAAGAAAGGAGTTTCAGCTCCAATTAATGCTTACTTTAATGTAGCATCACTCACCAAACCCGTTACAGCAATGGTTGCTCTGCGTTTGGTAAGTTTGGGAAAATGGAAATTGGATGAACCTTTAGATGCTTACTGGACAGATCCTGACATCATCAGCGACCCAAGACATCAAAAACTGACTACGAGAATTATTCTGAGTCATCAAACTGGTTTTCCCAACTGGAGATGGATGAATACTGACAAAAAACTGAACTTTCAGTTTGAACCCGGCACCAAATACCAATACTCGGGGGAAGGTTTTGAATACTTAAGAAAAGCACTGGAAAAAAAGTTCGGAAAAACGCTTGATGAACTTGCTGCAGAATTGATTTTTAAACCACTCAAAATGAATAATACCAATTATATCTGGAATGAGAACCTGGATGAATCAAGATTTGTAACAGGATATAATGAAAAAGGAGAGGCTTATCCCATAGAAAAAATTAAAACAGCCAATGCTGCCGATGATCTGCATACTACGGTAGAAGATTACGGAAACTTTATGGTGAGTGTGATGAAAGGAAAGAATCTTAAACCGGAAGTTTTTCAGGAAATGATTAAAAAGCAGGTGAAAGTTAAAGAAAATAAGTACTTCGGGCTAGGTTTTGAAATCTATGATCTTGGAAAGGGGAAATATGCGCTATCTCATGGCGGAGCAGATCAGGGAACCAGATGTATTGCTTTAATAGTACCGGAATCCGGAAAAGGAATTGTTATTTTTACCAATATTGACAACGGTTACAAAGTATATGAAAAACTGGTACTTCATTATCTGGGCGAAGAAGGAAAGAAAATTGTTGATATAGAAAGCAGATAA
- a CDS encoding Crp/Fnr family transcriptional regulator, whose product MIQDYFRSFNLFSEKEIEEFLQLFEIRKLNKNDYFVQEGERCREVAFINSGIFRSFYTSDDGKDMTYCFKFPNTMIAAYSSFISGCLSKESIQAITDVELLILKKEKMDVLVQDALNWTQFLKIIAEQEYLELENRFFQLQRDTATQRYAALIENYPDYIQRIPLQYLSSYLGITQRHLSRIRKEISF is encoded by the coding sequence ATGATACAAGACTATTTTCGAAGCTTTAATCTGTTTTCAGAAAAAGAAATTGAAGAGTTTCTACAGCTTTTCGAAATCAGAAAACTGAATAAAAATGATTATTTCGTACAGGAAGGCGAGCGGTGCAGAGAAGTTGCATTTATCAATTCTGGAATTTTCAGATCTTTTTATACTTCTGATGATGGGAAAGATATGACCTATTGTTTCAAGTTTCCCAATACCATGATTGCTGCTTACTCATCATTTATTTCAGGATGTCTCAGTAAAGAAAGTATCCAGGCAATCACCGATGTGGAACTGCTGATTCTGAAAAAGGAAAAAATGGATGTTCTCGTTCAGGATGCTCTGAACTGGACTCAGTTTTTAAAAATTATTGCTGAGCAGGAATATCTTGAACTTGAAAACAGGTTTTTTCAGCTTCAAAGGGATACTGCCACTCAAAGATATGCTGCGCTTATTGAAAATTATCCGGATTATATTCAGAGAATTCCGCTGCAATATTTGTCATCTTATCTGGGGATTACCCAAAGGCATTTAAGCCGGATTAGAAAGGAAATTTCTTTTTAG
- a CDS encoding aminopeptidase P family protein, translated as MTSKEKVAALREEMQKNNVDAFIVYSADPHMSEYLPEEWQERAWLSGFLGSAGFVVVTKDKAGLWTDGRYFTQAAIELDGSGIDLFKDGMEGTPHYIDWIISEIPSGGKVAVSAVAASNANWELLSQRFNAKNISLVDLPLLKEVWKDRGTPSSNPIFVHPVERAGKSVSDKIAAIRQKMEKQEATVHIISSLDDVAWTLNLRGSDVESNPVFLGYIVITKNDAVVFTGLEKMEVAARKQMDDSFVKMMPYEEFYNYLKTFKNEKVLVSPNSNQQIFETLKADNQFIKAPVPGNLMKAQKNEAELEGFRTVMVRDGVAMVKFLYWLTHNAGKEAMNEYSIGQKLRGFRAEGENFVGESFGSIVGYKDNGAIMHYSAKKEGSKEVTNEETILVDSGGQYLEGTTDITRTFALGTPSDEFKRNSTLVLQGLIRLSMVKFPKGTKGVHLDAIARLPLWMEGKDFNHGTGHGVGSFMNVHEGPQNIRKDLNPQELLPGMVCSNEPGYYLEGHYGIRHENLIAVKEAEKTIHGTFYEFETLTFCPFFKDTVVKEILSESEIAWLNGYHKTCEEKLAPHLEGEVKEWFLQLVSPL; from the coding sequence ATGACTTCAAAGGAAAAAGTAGCTGCGCTTCGTGAAGAAATGCAGAAAAATAATGTTGATGCATTTATAGTATATTCTGCAGATCCTCATATGAGCGAATACCTACCTGAAGAATGGCAGGAGAGAGCATGGCTGTCAGGTTTTCTGGGTTCTGCTGGTTTTGTGGTAGTTACCAAAGACAAAGCCGGACTTTGGACGGACGGAAGATACTTTACCCAAGCCGCTATTGAGCTGGATGGTTCCGGAATTGATCTTTTCAAGGATGGAATGGAAGGAACTCCTCATTATATCGACTGGATTATTTCTGAAATCCCTTCAGGCGGTAAAGTGGCAGTAAGTGCTGTTGCAGCTTCTAATGCCAACTGGGAACTGCTTTCTCAAAGATTCAATGCTAAAAATATTTCTCTGGTAGACCTTCCGCTTTTAAAAGAAGTCTGGAAAGACAGAGGTACACCGTCTTCCAATCCTATTTTTGTACATCCGGTAGAAAGAGCAGGTAAATCTGTATCTGATAAAATTGCTGCAATCCGTCAGAAAATGGAAAAGCAGGAAGCTACCGTACACATCATATCAAGTCTGGATGATGTTGCATGGACCCTGAACCTGAGAGGAAGCGATGTAGAAAGTAACCCTGTATTCTTAGGATACATTGTCATTACTAAAAATGATGCTGTTGTATTCACAGGATTAGAGAAAATGGAAGTAGCGGCAAGAAAGCAAATGGATGATTCCTTTGTGAAAATGATGCCTTACGAAGAATTCTACAATTACCTGAAGACCTTCAAAAATGAAAAAGTGCTTGTTTCTCCAAACAGCAACCAGCAGATTTTTGAAACATTAAAAGCAGACAACCAGTTTATCAAAGCTCCTGTTCCCGGTAATCTGATGAAAGCACAGAAAAATGAAGCTGAGCTGGAAGGCTTCAGAACCGTAATGGTAAGAGACGGAGTAGCAATGGTAAAATTTCTTTATTGGCTAACGCATAATGCAGGAAAAGAAGCCATGAACGAATATTCTATCGGACAAAAACTAAGAGGCTTCCGTGCAGAAGGTGAAAACTTCGTAGGAGAAAGTTTCGGATCTATTGTAGGATATAAAGATAACGGTGCTATCATGCACTATTCTGCCAAAAAAGAGGGAAGCAAAGAAGTAACCAACGAGGAAACAATCCTGGTAGATTCAGGAGGTCAGTACCTTGAAGGAACTACAGATATTACAAGAACTTTTGCCTTAGGAACTCCTTCTGATGAGTTTAAAAGAAATTCAACACTGGTATTACAGGGATTAATCCGTTTATCAATGGTGAAGTTCCCGAAAGGAACAAAAGGAGTACACCTTGATGCCATTGCAAGACTTCCGCTTTGGATGGAAGGGAAAGATTTCAACCACGGAACCGGACACGGTGTAGGAAGTTTCATGAATGTACATGAAGGACCACAAAACATCAGAAAAGACCTGAACCCTCAGGAACTTCTTCCGGGAATGGTTTGTTCAAATGAACCAGGATACTATCTTGAAGGACATTATGGAATTCGTCATGAAAACCTCATTGCCGTAAAAGAAGCAGAAAAAACAATCCACGGAACATTCTATGAATTTGAAACCTTGACGTTCTGCCCATTCTTCAAAGATACAGTGGTAAAAGAAATTCTTTCGGAAAGCGAAATCGCATGGCTGAACGGTTACCACAAAACCTGTGAAGAAAAGCTTGCTCCTCATTTGGAAGGAGAAGTGAAAGAATGGTTCCTCCAATTGGTAAGTCCGCTTTAA
- a CDS encoding DUF6526 family protein: MKQQNYNNHRKFYPPHHFIYLPLLIILEILGIYKIWDDPGNQLVWILFSVVIFLLFYLAIMTRQHYALGLQNRMVILEFKQRYFEIFNKRSDETAEKLGFDQIAALRFAYDDEFKELLYKALHENISGDEIKRSIKKWRADRLRI; the protein is encoded by the coding sequence ATGAAACAGCAAAACTACAATAACCACAGGAAATTTTATCCGCCCCATCATTTTATCTATCTTCCATTGCTCATTATATTGGAGATTTTAGGAATCTATAAAATCTGGGACGACCCCGGAAATCAACTGGTCTGGATCCTGTTTTCTGTTGTGATTTTTTTGCTTTTCTATCTGGCAATCATGACAAGACAGCATTATGCTCTGGGACTTCAGAACCGAATGGTTATTCTGGAATTCAAACAGCGCTATTTCGAGATTTTCAATAAAAGATCTGATGAAACTGCTGAGAAATTGGGGTTTGATCAGATAGCTGCTTTAAGATTTGCCTATGATGATGAATTCAAAGAGCTTCTCTACAAAGCACTTCATGAAAATATCTCAGGAGATGAAATTAAAAGGTCTATTAAAAAATGGAGAGCTGACCGCCTCAGAATATAA
- a CDS encoding TULIP family P47-like protein, whose amino-acid sequence MATVMTQGWDLVAVATQTLLNELIEVAYNDNLFPSNVNTTISGITFDGSFGVPTTNLNPSQSSGTNSMASIEVPISGTLTSSGVSHTIPPDSTLLIVSNLSYVSITLDGTSAVRLYLDLASQLATYTVSIQPPQGWVALLNGVIQYYLQDLYTGGSYYLGTVNMEGVPAAVLPTGSVYFATQPNTSDASSNILAMVANTSTGSPGTLNFSGGPALLPSDQNAALYISNRCILNNMLLPVLATQLNTAASSFTVTGNSSTPYNVSLNTSVNLDGEYDPKLTSMNNYVNNSGQIQSDYGAVGYPISAFSSLIWINVSGHIYLTPTLSGQTISFGVDAPSGSGSAALSAGGWAIVGALIIATFGTLGACVAAVVAIVVPIVVTQLKFNISMSQVGANIGSASTSFNWPAATIAPLTSVTLPGDLILYVDPQV is encoded by the coding sequence ATGGCAACAGTAATGACCCAGGGATGGGATCTTGTAGCGGTAGCAACACAAACATTGCTCAATGAACTCATTGAAGTCGCTTATAATGATAATCTTTTTCCCAGTAATGTAAATACAACAATATCTGGGATAACGTTTGACGGATCTTTTGGGGTACCCACTACGAATCTTAATCCATCACAAAGTTCGGGAACAAATTCTATGGCTTCAATAGAAGTTCCTATAAGCGGGACTCTTACTTCATCCGGTGTATCGCATACAATTCCGCCAGATAGTACTCTCCTTATTGTTTCCAATCTGTCATATGTGAGCATTACTCTGGATGGTACCAGTGCTGTAAGACTGTATTTGGATCTTGCCAGCCAGCTAGCTACCTATACGGTAAGTATACAGCCTCCACAAGGTTGGGTAGCTCTGCTCAATGGAGTTATTCAATATTACCTGCAAGATTTATATACTGGAGGCTCTTATTATTTGGGAACAGTAAATATGGAGGGAGTTCCGGCTGCTGTATTGCCTACAGGCAGTGTGTATTTTGCTACCCAGCCTAACACCTCGGATGCTTCCTCTAATATCCTGGCTATGGTAGCCAATACAAGTACAGGATCTCCAGGTACACTTAACTTTTCTGGAGGGCCGGCTTTATTACCCTCTGATCAGAACGCTGCACTTTATATCTCTAATCGTTGTATCCTTAATAATATGTTGCTGCCTGTTCTGGCTACACAGCTGAATACAGCTGCAAGTTCATTTACGGTGACGGGAAACTCAAGTACACCTTATAACGTAAGCCTCAATACCTCCGTAAATCTGGATGGTGAATATGATCCTAAATTAACGAGTATGAACAATTATGTAAATAACAGTGGGCAAATACAGTCTGATTACGGAGCGGTGGGCTATCCAATTTCTGCTTTTTCCAGTCTGATATGGATTAATGTCAGCGGGCATATTTACCTTACGCCTACCTTATCTGGGCAAACTATCTCGTTTGGTGTTGATGCTCCATCCGGAAGTGGCTCTGCAGCATTGAGTGCCGGAGGTTGGGCGATTGTAGGAGCACTCATTATTGCAACTTTTGGTACTTTAGGTGCGTGTGTGGCAGCTGTTGTTGCTATTGTTGTGCCAATAGTTGTTACTCAGCTTAAATTTAATATTAGCATGTCTCAGGTAGGAGCCAATATCGGAAGTGCGTCCACTTCTTTCAATTGGCCGGCAGCTACTATTGCTCCTTTAACAAGTGTTACACTTCCGGGGGATCTGATTCTGTATGTTGATCCTCAGGTTTAG
- a CDS encoding DUF3592 domain-containing protein, with product MNGNKNKTMWQYYIILGAGVILFVAALLSLKNTLFFLKNAEKATATVTSLRVFESDGEVFSPLFTFRTRNNIEYTYELPEGTNPSAWSVGETETVIYDPADPSSVTLYTYFRIFAWPLILVSIALPLLVIGGGYFIANQFLK from the coding sequence ATGAACGGAAATAAAAACAAAACCATGTGGCAATATTATATCATCCTGGGGGCAGGAGTAATTCTGTTTGTGGCAGCATTGCTGAGTCTCAAAAATACTCTTTTTTTCTTAAAAAATGCTGAGAAAGCAACAGCTACCGTCACTTCACTACGGGTGTTTGAATCAGACGGAGAAGTATTCAGTCCGCTTTTTACCTTTCGTACCCGGAATAATATAGAATATACATATGAACTGCCGGAAGGTACCAATCCTTCAGCGTGGTCAGTAGGAGAAACAGAAACCGTTATTTATGATCCTGCTGATCCGTCTTCCGTAACGTTGTATACTTATTTCAGGATCTTTGCATGGCCTCTGATACTGGTTTCTATAGCTTTGCCATTATTGGTAATAGGAGGAGGTTATTTTATTGCCAACCAGTTTTTAAAATAA